GAAgcgcaccgccagccgcgcACCACAGCCGTGAAGAGGAGCGAGACGCGAGAGAAAGACAATGAAGGAATACGGTAGGAGCGTAGAGAAGTGGCATTTTTTTAAGTAAGAGAACGGGCCACGCTTCCGCGCGCGCCAACAACCATGTACACGTACATGCGGTGATACGCAGGCGAGACCTGCAAAGCAGAAGAGCAGACGTGTGACGTCGTGTGCGACGCCTGTGCTCGCCGCTCACTTCATCACCGCCTCGAAGCCCTTGGCGCCTCCTTTTTGGTATCCTTGCTAAGCTCCTTCGCCACTTGCCGAGCATCAGCCCCGCAGCGCCGATGGCCATCTCGGCGTTGCAGCCGGCGAATGGCATGACTGAAGTCGTACAGGAGGCCGCACGGCAGCTACACCACCTTGTCGTCGTGGATGCGGGGCCGACACACCGAACAGGTCTTCGATGTGCCGGGGATAAGAGCAGAAATGATGTTGGCAATGAGGGCAGAGGCAAACGAAAATAGAAGAAGGCAACAACACATCTCCGTGTATCGGAGACGGAGAGTGCCGAAGAGGTCTTGACGGGGGCTCCGTCAGAAAGTCGTGAAGGAAGAGAAGTGAGAAATGTGTGTATTCCCTGCACTGTAGGGTCATCAAGCACCCCTCATGACAgaggagagacacacacctccgcgcgtggcatctcagggccCAGCGGCCCCGCACCctctgtgtgggtggaggaggccaaaGCAGCCCTCCTATATccctgccaaatgccgaaccacttGAGGTGGTGACCGGGTCAGGTGCCTACGACGTaggggggaggcgagtgCGATGCATCCCTGCTGATGTGGGCGGCCGTgccctggacggcgtggcgtcggggcgacctgcgactgTGAACAGGTCTGTGCCCATCCACGTGATGGGCAGGGTGCCCACGGCACTTGAACGACTGTCTCGCCCCGGGCCCTCACACGGCCCACTGGTGAGggaagcggctgtgaggcgacctgcgcagcgcgggGCGGTGGGCGGAGTTTGAGGCGCAGGCCGTTCTGAAATGGCTGTGCTGGCATTTTTGTAGCGCGCGTGtgaagcgctgcttcgccccacacgcggtggtggaggcctGTGACGGGGCAGAGGGGTGTCGAATCGagtcgacgtcgccgctgcatgGCAGTGAATGACAATTacggagaaaaaaaaaagtgccGCCACGCGCGGAGCAGGACGGCGTAGAAGGGTCATGTGAAAATCGCTCACCAGAACGCGCAACAGAGTGTTTCAAGTGCAAAAACGGAGAGAAAATATTgcgagcagcgacagaggTGAAAGCGCCATGAACGTTTGAGCTCGAAGGCTGAAGTCCGTGGAGCGTTGCATGCAAGGATAGTTCCAGCCATCTGGTCGTGCCGGCTGCAAGTCGCCTGCGCTTGTCGGCGGCCTTTGggcgtgcgcacacagcAGCCCAGACGCAGGGATGCGTTTGTGTACTGCCTGGCAAGGGCTACGCGAGACCGCGCCTCTcacgccttttttttcgcacaCCAAAGGGGAAGCCGTGGCGAAGGCTCAAAGACGGCTGTTGGCGCAGGCACCGCTGGAGGAGGGTCGAGGCGCACCACGAGAAGAGTCAGGGGAGAAAAGTAGCGGTGAGGCACCTGGAGAAGGAGattcagagagagagagaggcttCGCTACGCCAGGTtccctcggcagcggcgtcgcaaGCAAAGGGCGATGAATgaggcgcgtgcgccacatgcgctcctccctccgcctccccttcccgCTCTTCGTCCTTTAGACGCTTCTGTCCTCCCCATCTGCCCTTTCGCgcgacacagacacacacagacacacacacgcacacacacaccagctTCCAGTCACTGCGCTTTTCGATCCGTCACAGTTTTTCCTCTGTCGAGGCATGCTGAGTCTCGCCTTGCCTGCCCgatccctcccccccccggggggggggggtgagggtgcGTTTTGAGCTCCTCGCGGCGTGTTCCGCTTGCTTGTTCGGAAGAGGTTTTTCGattggtgtgtgtgtgtgtgtttgtgggtTGTTGTTTTCGCTGTTCTTACGTTTGAGttctttctgtgtgtgtgtgtgtctgtgtctgtgcgtgtgcgcgtgcatgctcTCTTCTGATATCGCTCTTTAAGAGACGACAACATGGATGCGGATGCTGCGACTCCTTCACCATTGTGTCTGTATGCACGACGTCAGCGGTGcactttcttttttttttcgtatgccgccccctccccttccctccctcccgccttGGCactcccctcttctctttcaATCATGCCCGCTTGCCTATTTGGCGTGTCCATCCTCAACGGAAAGAGAAACCAAGGAGGTGGGCGGGACATCCATGGACATAGACACCGTTGATATTAcggaagagaggagaaccTTTCACGAGTGCTGGCGTCTTGCAGACTTGTAGAAAAACTGAAATAATTACGGCACGCCGACTTCGCTCCTGCGCCCTGCTCGGAGCCcatgtgtttgtgtatgtgtaggtggggtggggggggagggttcAGTGAAGAGAGGActtgcgcatgtgtgcgtccCTTCGTTTTTGGTTCATGGttcatctctctcgcttcaTGGGGCGGTGCATACATGTGCGTATAtatacgtgtgcgtgtgtgtatgtgtgtgtgtgtgtgtgccgataggaggagcgagagcgatAGCCAAGTAAGCGAGGGCGTGGCACAAACACCCAAGGAGGGAGAAAAATAGCCACTGAAGAGCGGAATCGGCTTTACGTTTGGTGCCGTCGTGGGTGTGTTGGCGCAGATGATGCATGAGCAACGTGGGCAGTGACGACGGTGGGAAGGGATGAGGTGACAAATCGAGGGAGAACACCAACAACAGCCAAAGGGGGACGAAAAgtcgcacacgcatacaggGGCACCTACATCACAGTACAACGACACCCGAacaagacgaaaaaaaagaagcgagcCTCAGATGAGACATAGAGCAAACATACACCAGAGCGacaccacaccacacacacacacaacactcCTACAGTAAAACAAGCAACCACAACAAGCACAAGCACGGaagtcaaaaaaaaaggcactCTCGCGCACAAAAATCCCGCGCACACCCCGTACGGACACCGTTGGACATAGACGCTCGCCAACACAGACGCCCACACGTGCACATGAACCCACAAAAGACACAAAAAAGAAGATGAGAGAAACAGCGAGCGAGCACCGCGTTCAGCCGATGCtgtcggggaggggggaggcgaacAACCAAAACGCACATGCGACACACACGGAGCAtcaacacaaaaaaaaaagaaagaacaGAGAAAGAAACAACGAATAATGCACCGTACACACGCGCCgcaacgcacgcatgcacgcacacacacatacaaaaaGACACAACTACATACATTTTTATCATTTTCGCACGAGATCAGGGAGCGCAGAGAccaggagagagggaggacacagagagagaagcaagaaTCTGGGCAACATCTCACGatcccctcccttcctcggCTCTCAGCGCAGCTGCAATGTCACCTATTCCGCCCAAGGGCATGCACGCTTgctcagccgcagcgcactcCTCGTCGCATGAGGCAGTAAGTACACactgggggagagggagggggggggggcagccaAAAGTCGGCTGCGCACCTCCAGCATTTCGCTTTCGCCGCTCattcccccttccctcgcgcgctctcccttcccctcgtCGCTTGggtctcttttttttttttcgaaagAAACCGACGTGTACGCGTGTCTACACGCGCCAAAAACAACACAAAAATATAAAAACGCTACCAAACAAGCCGcgacgcatacacgcacaaacGTACATGTTCGATCCCTCACATGGGAAGAATGAACGCTTCCGCACCAGCGCCATCCGCCCCGCGCAGACGACCCGGTAGAGAGAGACCATCAACGCCACGACgcaaataaaaaaaaaaaagactgAACAGGGCATGAGAGAACGGCGCAAACACAGGCACAGAAAGAAAGATAAAACGACAAGAAACGTACGGACGAAAGACGCACCGAAACAGTACAGAAGAAAAATCCCCTGCGCATCAGAAAGACAgccacgagagagagacagagagagagccgatGACACCAAATTGGCAACACATGAAGAGACaacgaaacacacacacaaaacagaATGAGCAACGGAAGCAACGAGAAAACGACAAACACgagaaagaaggaaaacATTAACTccgacacagacacagacagacggagagagagagccgctTATGCTAACATGCCACGCGCTGACGTGTGCAAGCGGggaaacgaaaacgaaaatgGCGTTCATCGCTTCGCGCAcctctttttcctctctcgcccgcCTTCTCGCACGCTTCTCATTATGTATCTCTTGTCCACAGTAGTGCATTCACGCGCTCTCTGGGCTCTTCCTCgtctccaccccccccccctctcgaTCTCTCTCTGCGAGCTATCCCTCCTTTCGCTGCTCCGCGGAGATGCGGGTGTCTGTATGTGCATGACGCACGGAAGATCAGCGGAGAGGATGTGACGCAacgtgagggggagggaggacaAGAGCAGAGAGGAACGCGGAGAATGTGGCGGAGAGAGCGTTCGTCCAGTTCAATTCTTCATCAGCTTTTATCCTGCTTTttttactttttttttgctgttcCTCTTCGGAACAACGAGTAAAGAGACGGAGAGCTATCTATTCCTAGAAATGAAAACCAAACCATAGGGCAAAGTAGAACGTGgcgagaggcggagggggtggagaggtCGGCGCAACACAGCACGCGCAAAAACGCAAAGGCGCAAAGAACGGTACCtaagagcgaaaaaaaaaggaaaaaaaaagaaaaggcgcgCGTACGCAGAGGGCGCAAGGGCAGGACTGCTCATCAGGCGTCATGTAACCGTGCGCGGTGGGCGACGACCAGCGAGAGACGCACAGAAAGAGCATTGAAGATGAAGGAagcggctgccgtgcctgCACAACTGCATGCATGCCATCGACGTGCTAGATGGGCGAGAGGAGAAACAAGGAGTGCAGATCGCGGCCGCGGAATGAAGCTTGCAGCGACCTCCTTTCCGTTGACCTCAGCGTGTCGGCACAACAAGGAGATTTCGTGCTGATGTGGTCGTCACTTggttccccccccctccaaccgcctctgcgtgcgtTGCGCTCTGTCCCTCTactttctctccctctccccctctctcgctctcgcttcgATACTTCGCAGTGCTGCCGTTGAGAGAAAAGATTTTGTCTCTTGTTCTGGGCTGACCCCTTTTCACAGCTGCTCGCCTTTCATgtaatatatatatatatatatatcgtGTATCCGAAAAGTAGAGCCGCCATACAACGTGCTTCGTATTTTCTActcgagagagagggctgTGATGTGCGGCTGTGTGGCTGTGTGCATGTCCTCTGTCCGTGACCCCTCGTGAAAGGGTTCGAAGCGATGACGATCGCACCACTGAAAAGCcacgaggaagaggcagagagggtcGTTGATGAGGCGCACTCACACGTGTGCTCACACGCCCATAAGACCTCATCCGTCTCCCCGCTCTCCGTGGACAGCGCCACGCCACACAGGAACGCCTGACTCACGGCCTTCTTTTCGCCGCTGCGTTTTCCCCTTCGTGGTTTTCGTCCGTCATCGCAATCATCCGGGCACGAGAACAAAGACAACGGAAGCCCACGCGTGCACGGGAAGCGCGTTGCGCCGGGAACACAgacggcgcgtgcgcagtcGTGTGCATTGCCTATGTGCGCAAGAGTCATGCCACGCTACAGGTGAAGAAGAAAGCCATTCTGAAAATTCAACCGGCACGCACATCACAGGAGAGACGCCGAAATAGACGGCCGGAGATGTGGGAACAGGGCGTGTGTACACAcccgcgcgcatgcgcaggtGCACCTCGGCATCTTAGGAATGGGGAAGGAAGAGgtagaggaagagagagacggagagcggtgagcgcacacaagcacacacacacgcacacgcactcggcCACTCGATCGAGATATAAAAAGGAAAAActatatagagagagggaaagaggtCACCTGCAACTGCCTCGACAATCATACAGACGCAGACTTCACCCTtcacggaaaaaaaaggagggcaTGGGTATGTGCGCATGTTTGAACGAAACACACcaagcagaggaggcgatACTTTGGGCGTGTCGCATCGCTACAGCATCAGCACTCATAAGCAAGAGCCTCTCAGCCGCATCTGTGAGTCATCGAGCAGGGTagaggcggaggagccgCCGAGGGATGCAGAGGCATCCcacgcaacaacaacaataACAAAAAGGCGCTGAAGAGGAAGCTCCAGCTGCTCTCCTCACCACCACAACGGTCTCAGTCATTGTCTACCGGCTTCTCCCGCTCTGttggccgctgcgccactctCCGCACCGCTGACATGACGCTTCCCCTCTGTCATCCTTTGTTTCTTCGGGCCCGCTGCAAGGGCGCTCTGCCGTCATCACGCTTCTTCTGCGTCTTTGGCACAGCCGTGCGACCGGCTCCCTCCATCCACCTCgcttcgcccctcccctctacTTGCGAACCAGCTTGGCCTTCTGCGCTTCGCTCATGACCTCGATCTCGCTCGGCAGGAAGCGGAAGAGGTCTTCCGGGAGATCCTTGTTATTCGGCAGCTTCGTGGCGGAGTCGTGAAGCTCGTCAAAGTACGGATGGCACAGTGCTTCGTAAGGCTTCATGCGATCCTCCGGCAAgtactgcagcagcgcactaAGAAGATCGTACGCCTCCTTGGCGTCCTTCAGCGAATGATCACAGAAAACGTTGCTCCACGGGATGCCCTTGCTATTGTATAGATCCACGTCCGTGTGCGACGGATTCAGCTTacgcagcacctcgcgcgAGGGGCAGccgagcacgcgcacaatTTCGTGCAGCTGGCCGGCGCTGTTGTCGCCGCGGAAGATGGGCTCGCCAAGCATCATCTCAGCAAAGATACACCCCACCGACCAGATGTCGACCGAGGTCGTGTAGTGCTGGTTACCGAAGATGAGCTCAGGGGCTCGGTAGTAACGAGAGCAGATGTATGCCACGTTCGGCTCCGACGGCGAGAGTTTCTTCGCACTGCCAAAATCGCACAGCTTCAGTGTGCCGTCCGCCTCGTTAACGAGCACGTTGTGTGGCTTGATGTCGCGGTGGCACACGTTTACGGAGGGCAGGTGCAAGCACCCGATACTTCGGATCAGCTGAAAAAGAAAGACCTTGATCAGgatcggcggtggcgccactTGACGGCGGTAGTAgttgcggcagcagcggtgcagcgtATCCGGCACGTACTCCATCACGACATTGAGGTAGATGTCGCGGCGGTCGCGCTCACCCAGGGTGTAGAAGTAGCTCTGGAGCTGGACGATGTTGGGGTGGTGCAGCACGGCGAGGTCCTGCATGATCTGCAGCTCGCGGTTGCGGAAGCGCGGGTCTTGGATAACCTTTTTGATCGCCACGCTCATGCCTGTCGACTTCTCCTTCCCTAGTTGCACTGTGCCGAATGTACCCTGCCCAGCCATGCGCTCCACCTGGAACCGGTCCATCTCCTTGCGACTTCGTTCGTCcgcggcatcggcagcgtTGAGCGACATGTTGTCTCGGGTGTGACTGGATGACGAGGTGgtgtttccttttttcttgttaCTGGGGCTGAACTTGGTGGTGAGCTTCTCGAAGAAGGACGGCGTAGTGGGAGCACACAAGTAAGGCGGAGAAGCAAAGAAATGGAAGGGGAGATCAGAAACACcctggaaaaaaaaaaaaacagcgacggcgcacggACACGgtgacgcgcgcacgcgaacagagcgagagcgagagagagcgagataGGAACGCAGACAGCGCTAGAAAACACCAACGCAGAAGGAAGTTGGTGGGAAGAGATGCTGccgaggcgcgcgcacacacacaatctTACAAACTAGCGCACTTCACATGCGCAACGCACGCGAGAAAAGCAAGGCGAAAGTGCAGAAGATGTGCGGtggggtgggagagagagagagacgagctGCCTGCCACTCGCAGATGCACGGGCACGAACACGAGAAATcgacgaagagagaagaggcgagagcacacaccacacacaacTAAAGgacaagggagagaggtgtgGCGGAAAGAAAGATGATGGATGGCGCACCACCTCACACCtacacagacgcacaggcAGACGTAGGCCGAGCCGGAGAGgcagggctgctgcggcggcggcggctcacAGAGAGAACCAGCGAGGGGAGCGCAAGACAAAGACAAGAGCGAGTCTGTATAGCAGACAAAGAGAGCGCACGGTGGTGCtcggagggggagggaggggaacggagagatgaaaaaaaaaaaacaaagaaaacgatGAGACGCTGCACTGTCAGCGCCGCTCCTCGTTTTCGTTCACGGAGATGGGCGTTGGGTGGGATATGccgcgtatgtgcgtgtgtatcaAAACGGTGTACGCGTAATGAGCTCCGCTTGGTGGCGAGAGACACTTTCCTTTTCGCTCTTCTGTTCCGCGCTTCTCTCTGCTGTCCCAACACACTGTCTTCGAGTGCGTGGCTGTATTCGTCGCGaccgtgtgtgtctctctctcgcactcgTCTGGTTCTGTCCCGCGTCACACGCAAAACAAGAAGCCGGTGAGGCGAGGAACGGGAAGAGACGCccaacgacacacacacacacgaacgcacacggaggagaggaaggaaggaTGTCagcctctctttctgtttctcagcagaaaaaaaaggggaaaaaacGCGCAAGCCGAAtcgtgctgccggcggtcCCAACGCCACAGGTGCTCCTGGAGAAGACGAGTCCGTTACACCTCGAGAACGAGGCGCGATGGAGAAAACACAGGGAAGAGTGTCCACcgcaggagggagagggggtatATCGTGAGGGCGTGAGGCGATTCAGTTGTAGACTGtctatctgtgtgtgcgtttgtggGTGACTGCCTCGGGTGGGCGAGGCCGGGAGAGCAAAGTAAATGGAGTGAATCACCAACGTGCGCACAAATgtgagaggaggggggctggagaagggggagggggatgacGGGGGGAAGGTACTAGACAGGCTGCACTGAAAAGATCGATTTTTGCTGTTGCTTGGTTATTTCTCGATTCGCTGTGCAACCAAGTGATCTCAGCCGCGGCgtgaagcagcggcaaagTCAACAGATGGAGGGCGAGGTGAAGGAGGCAGCGGAAAGTCACGGAATAAACGAAACACCCGAAAGGAGCATAACAGAATCAGAAACCGATGGCATGCACGCCcacaggaggaggaggacgtcCCATgtggcacacgcgcacacaaggcATACAGACAGGTGTGCAGTGGTAGTGAGTGAGCGCACCGACATACGCCTGAGGCCCCCTTCGTCTTTCTCTGGCGTGGCTCGCAAGCGCTAACTTGTTTGtagaaagagggaaagacAAGTCGTCACGAGGTGGGCGGAGACAGGAGAGTCGCTCTCAGCTTTTCAAATTTcgttccttttccttttcacGGTCACCTATGCCATACTCCCCGTGCGCCTCTTTGCCAGCTCCTGTATaggtctctctctgtgcctttCTCTCGTGTGGCGGAGCGCCCGTGCGTCTGCTtgcagcacagcaccggCACAAGGCAAGAGAGATACTTGGgaacagagaaagaggaggccAGCGGCAAGGATGGAAGGTAGCACGGGTGAGGGTAGTCACGTATGCAATATACCACGATAGCATCGAACCGCGTCACGCCTAAAAAACGCAAGccaaaggagaaaaaaagatgAACGCCCATCACGTGGATGGGCACAGACCTGTTCAcagtcgcaggtcgccccgacgccacgccgtccagggcACGGCCGCCCACATCAGCAGGGATGCATCGCACTCGCCTCCCCCCATACGTCGTAGGCACCTGACCCGGTCACCACCTCaagtggttcggcatttggcagggATATAGGAGGGCTGCtttggcctcctccacccacacagagGGTGCGGGGCCGCTGggccctgagatgccacgcgcggaggtgtgtctccctcctctgtcATGAGGGACTCAAAGCAGCAAACAGAGGATAACGAAGACAACGCCGCTGTGCAGGGGAGTCTACACATCGGCATggggcgcgcacgcactgctgcaccaaGAGCAGAGACCGAAGGTAGGGATAGGAAGCGGTGCAGAAGCCGTCATGGCTGAAggggcgaggacggcggcggtgggttcagcgcatgcgcggcagagaacggcgaggaagagacaAAAAATATATATAGATGAGCAGCGCTTGCGTGCGCCGTGTTGaacagccaccaccaccttcacTAGCtcgtgtgtggtgggggcggggacggaggaggggaggggatggggaaAAACGCACACGAGCCGATCGGTACACACAAACAGCCATGGGCGTCTTTGTTGTCTTGCGTtgttttcatttttttttttggggggagaggggttTTCAGGGAAGAGGGCAAGAGCAGAGATCAGCGCCCATCAGTGCGGAACGCCGTGCATCACAGTGGTTTCGCGATTtaaaacgaaaaaggaaagggaaggggcgCATGACCACCACGCAAGCCCATGGCCTTTGTCGAACGGCCACCATctgaagcagcggcaagacgcTGGGCAACGCAAGACGCGCGTGTTGCTCTCTGACGCccacgctctctctctctggcctCCTCGCAGCTTAGCTTCACTcattctttttctttgtgaAGTTGGTACCCTCATGCCTAGCTGCTGTAGACAACGTGCAGGTATAGCAGCGGCTTCGTCGCTGATCGAGCGTCCACCTCCGTCATCGCAAACGGCACCAAGGCATCCACGCGCACTTTCGACACCTCGTTTACCGTGATCTGCGCAGCAGTCCACTGCCTGCATAGTcgctccgccggcgccgcctgctgcagcgtggaCGCCACCCGCTGCACGAAAGCCTTACCTTCCCGCTCAAGTCGGCCCTCCGCTGCAACGACATCTGACGCCTCTATCTCGTTtagctgctgcaggcgctgctcgacGTACGCTGCAACACGCACATTCGCCTCCACCACGTCCACAGGAAGGTCGATGACCGGCACGCATGGCGGCGCACGAGGGCGACCACCCACACCGTTCTCTGCCGCCAAGACAATGCCCGTGCAGGGGTGATAGGGCCGATAGACTTCCACCACAAGCTCTCTGAACAGCTTCAACCCCAGGCTGATCTTCGACTTGGGCGACATGAATGCGTCaagcgcggtgctgcgtgaggtgggagggaggcggtggtTGCTGCTGAAGGCGCGATTGAGAACCTCCAGGAAGGTCGTCGGGGCACGCGAAACCTTGATGGTCATGTTTACGGTGTCTACATCGTCGCCTCGAGGCACCACGTGTGGGTTCGGGGCCGCAaactgccgcagcagagcacgAGCGAGGCGCAATGCCGCCCTCTTTGCATCCTGTTTCGACTCCGGCTGGCCTGCCGGCACGTGTGGCGTGATCACCTCCACATCGACGCTGGTGCCAAAGACCGCCAGCGCCTGGAGAATGAGGTAGAGCTGCTCCAGTGTCTTGCTCTTCCCGTCCTTGCCACCTGGAGACGACCTCGACGAAGGATTCGTGCTGGATTTTCCGGTAGGCGACCCGTCGGTTTCCACGAGGCCCTGATGCACGGCAATGTGATACAGCGCTTCAGCAAACCGCAGACCCGTCGACGTGTAGTGGGCGGCCaagtcgccgtcgccgagaGCGTCACCAatgcggcgcgccagcggcgtgAGAACTTGCTGAATCACATagccgcgctgcgccgggTCATCCATcaagcgaagcagcggcgccagtgcCGAGACGTGAAGCGGCACACTCACCGTCGCCTCAATCTCCACAAGGGTGCACGAGGCACCAGTGGAGTTGACGGCGACTTGCTGCATGGGCCGCACCTGCACGCTTGGTTCAACCATGTGGAGAAGGATTTCGATGGCTGCAGAGAGCTCGCTGTTCGGGTTGGCGCCGGTGCTCCACGGAGCAGAAACACTGATGTTGCTGCGGAGCTCCGTCATCGTTTCTGCCAAGAAGGCCTGCAGACTGCTGGTCATCTGCGCACATGTAGTCGCCGAATCTGCTAGCGGCTGTCCTGTCTGCGCTGactgcacgcgcacaagcgccgTGGCGCGCATGATGACGAGCTGGTTCTCGGTGTCCATCCGGTCCGCTATGCTGCGCTCCTGCAAAAGGGAGATGGCGACGTGGTGGTAGTTCTTGTTCGGAATCGCTCGAAGGTTGGGGGCTGCAGCGAAGCCGGTCCCTTTGCTGTCGTAGCGGTACGGCGTCCacgccggcagctgcgcctgtcGAGCGGCGCAGGAAGCACAGCTGCTCAGGTGCTTCCGCGCCCACTGTCGCACGCCACGCACGTCATTGGGGAACAGCACGAGGAGGCCCGTCGTGCGCACAGCAGAGGCGTTACTGGTTAAGAGGGCAGACACGCGCCCCGGCCCGTACGGCGTGAGCGCTTCCAGCGCGGCGTTCTCGAGCTTCTGGAGAACGGAGGTGGCGACCGACATCTCTGGATCCTCCAGCTTCGCATGCAGACTGTACAAGAAGCCGTCAAGCAGGGCAGAGCCGGTATTGAAGGTCATGTGCTGTGTGCGACCGGCTACTTGCGCAGCCATGCACTCGCCCTTCGCCACGCGAAGCTCCGTTACACGGGTGATGAGGTCTGTGAAggcctcctgctgctccgccagcacTGCCTGGAATGTGCGCGTttgctcctgcagctgcgccatggtcgctgcgtgcgcgtcttgctccgcctgcagctgccgccgcagcgcctccacacTCGCGGGCGCGCTC
The window above is part of the Leishmania donovani BPK282A1 complete genome, chromosome 18 genome. Proteins encoded here:
- a CDS encoding protein kinase, putative, which codes for MSLNAADAADERSRKEMDRFQVERMAGQGTFGTVQLGKEKSTGMSVAIKKVIQDPRFRNRELQIMQDLAVLHHPNIVQLQSYFYTLGERDRRDIYLNVVMEYVPDTLHRCCRNYYRRQVAPPPILIKVFLFQLIRSIGCLHLPSVNVCHRDIKPHNVLVNEADGTLKLCDFGSAKKLSPSEPNVAYICSRYYRAPELIFGNQHYTTSVDIWSVGCIFAEMMLGEPIFRGDNSAGQLHEIVRVLGCPSREVLRKLNPSHTDVDLYNSKGIPWSNVFCDHSLKDAKEAYDLLSALLQYLPEDRMKPYEALCHPYFDELHDSATKLPNNKDLPEDLFRFLPSEIEVMSEAQKAKLVRK